Proteins encoded by one window of Crassostrea angulata isolate pt1a10 chromosome 9, ASM2561291v2, whole genome shotgun sequence:
- the LOC128162064 gene encoding uncharacterized protein LOC128162064, with protein MIVKLFAALLLAGHLSLSSSQESSPPAVPQSLDNFGGDVSDFSIMYTKNLQDVMRKFNIPRAEMEEMLRTYVAGGQPKITRTVFNPDTKLNETITLDFKSFEEDSAAGMQAMGTSQDNVPVVFRPNQRAGSSIVPSSMPNIPQVRNTGLPSIDDIQLAAVDDSMNPSPDMDLTAMRDNEAKLIEDLKLLQRRRVALQESYAQKEIDEETYRLSMENNEVQMRNMYVVLQQIQNAIREFLGIPPQGPPASANVMGDSLLGAQQSPGLVADNRPILSERNLLGDIQDRPLPIQQVAPGGETLSPAEELALIQQELDRMRTRDADMLDSLNRFRMPRIDDNFVSDTTNAASANSVRRNPEGALGLMADDNLPSPAPVPAVSGFGPAASSILPPSVPGTDLPNNRRRTIPTSESGVRENINDLMQEYIRLNRKETDILNMLGDSNSQQLIGTSMIPLQNNRPNIAMPQARQNTVRERTSRANSFPDPNNDGVNTLPTLPENLRFNTMDDNNRIERTEPVLPSSSLNNRLINDLLSQYNELNQRESEIQRLLDSQLDQNAIGRNELFDRNQPQSRKEFERSIDLDEPNQNNGLVAVGGDRPRDFQMFQTDNLPDQTLRVSPDGLGGPLDQVFTQSDTSLDQSTRPDTRPFDRMRDRTLGPDTRQLDTTLNSNLRPDDRIFSRTFDRTLRPATRRMNRMFDQPLRPDDSMLVDSVRFGGRSVGRMFDRFSRPDDRRFNNLSPFSTEMNRPLSRPFDINDISSTDRSGLLPNDRALDRSRMLSGASNFDRSGFLSNDRALDRSRMLSGESNFDRSGLLLNDQALDRSRMLSGVSNFDRSGLPSNDRVLDRSRMLSGESNFDRPGLFSNDRALDGSRMLSGSINFDRSGRLSNDRAFDRSTMLPGESNFDDITFNNIQDSRSTPLTGSAVGRRNDESLASSRDDSTNNNLVYNDGTISIESVRPAGTYDEGDLATPLENGPVSEFPVSGFSSRASGLLTPSLDSLSLRNRMDPRLGRNSVSSFRRRSLYPFVGNRMLQQGRLRRARQTLF; from the exons ATGATTGTGAAGCTGTTCGCCGCACTATTGTTGGCGGGACATCTCTCCCTGTCCAGTTCGCAGGAAAGCTCACCACCCGCCGTTCCGCAATCCCTGGACAATTTTGGAGGCGATGTGTCCGATTTTAGTATTATGTACACAAAGAACCTGCAAGATGTGATGAGGAAGTTCAATATTCCTAGGGCGGAAATGGAGGAAATGCTTCGGACGTACGTGGCAGGCGGACAGCCTAAAATTACCAGAACTGTATTCAACCCAGACACAAAGCTTAACGAG ACTATCACACTAGACTTCAAAAGTTTTGAGGAAGATTCTGCCGCTGGCATGCAGGCTATGGGAACATCTCAGGACAACGTTCCCGTCGTGTTCAGGCCAAACCAAAGGGCTGGTAGTTCTATAGTTCCATCGTCGATGCCAAATATTCCACAGGTTAGAAATACTGGGCTTCCATCTATTGACGATATACAACTAGCTGCTGTCGATGATTCCATGAACCCTTCACCGGACATGGACCTTACCGCCATGAGAGACAATGAGGCAAAGTTGATAGAGGATCTAAAATTGCTTCAGCGTCGTAGAGTTGCACTGCAGGAGAGTTATGCTCAAAAAGAGATAGATGAGGAAACATATCGACTCAGTATGGAGAACAATGAAGTTCAAATGCGTAACATGTATGTGGTTCTGCAGCAGATACAAAACGCAATAAGGGAGTTTTTAGGAATTCCACCCCAAGGCCCACCAGCATCAGCAAATGTTATGGGGGACAGTTTACTTGGGGCACAACAGTCACCCGGTTTAGTAGCAGACAACAGGCCAATTCTTTCCGAGAGAAACTTACTGGGAGACATACAAGACCGTCCATTGCCAATTCAACAGGTTGCTCCAGGGGGCGAAACTTTGTCGCCAGCTGAAGAACTTGCATTGATACAACAAGAGCTCGACAGAATGAGAACAAGGGATGCAGACATGCTAGATAGCTTAAATCGCTTTCGAATGCCACGAATCGATGATAACTTTGTCTCTGACACAACGAATGCTGCTTCAGCCAATTCTGTACGAAGAAATCCTGAAGGCGCCCTTGGTTTAATGGCTGATGACAATTTACCGTCCCCAGCACCCGTTCCAGCGGTGTCAGGATTTGGTCCTGCCGCTAGTTCTATACTCCCTCCAAGTGTACCAGGAACGGACTTGCCAAATAATAGAAGGAGAACCATTCCTACCAGTGAATCTGGCGTTCGTGAAAACATTAACGATCTCATGCAAGAGTACATCAGACTGAACCGAAAAGAGACCGATATTCTTAATATGCTTGGTGATTCCAACAGTCAACAACTAATAGGAACTTCAATGATACCACTTCAGAACAATAGACCCAACATTGCCATGCCACAGGCCAGACAAAACACGGTCAGAGAAAGGACGAGCCGAGCAAACAGTTTTCCTGATCCAAATAATGATGGCGTAAATACATTACCGACACTGCCCGAAAATTTGAGATTTAACACAATGGACGACAATAACAGGATTGAGAGAACTGAGCCAGTATTGCCCTCTTCCTCCTTAAACAATCGGCTTATCAACGATCTTCTCAGTCAATACAACGAGTTAAATCAAAGAGAAAGCGAAATACAGCGACTTTTAGATAGCCAGTTGGATCAAAATGCTATTGGTAGAAACGAACTTTTTGATCGTAACCAACCACAATCAAGAAAAGAATTTGAGCGCTCTATAGATTTAGATGAACCAAACCAAAACAATGGTCTAGTGGCAGTCGGTGGGGACCGTCCTCGGGATTTCCAAATGTTTCAGACAGACAACTTACCTGATCAAACTTTAAGAGTTAGCCCCGATGGATTGGGAGGGCCGCTTGATCAAGTTTTTACACAATCTGACACATCGCTTGATCAAAGTACAAGACCGGATACTAGACCATTTGACAGAATGCGGGATCGAACTTTAGGACCAGATACTAGACAACTTGACACAACACTTAATAGCAATTTAAGGCCAGATGATAGAATATTCAGCAGAACATTTGATCGGACTTTAAGACCAGCTACGAGAAGAATGAATAGAATGTTTGATCAACCATTAAGACCAGATGACAGCATGCTTGTTGACAGCGTAAGATTTGGTGGAAGATCAGTGGGTAGAATGTTCGATCGGTTCTCAAGACCAGATGATAGAAGGTTTAACAATTTATCTCCCTTTTCCACCGAAATGAACAGACCTTTATCCCGACCATTTGATATAAATGACATTTCATCTACCGATAGGTCGGGTCTCCTCCCAAACGATCGGGCTTTGGACAGATCAAGGATGTTATCCGGAGCATCAAATTTTGATAGGTCGGGTTTTCTTTCGAACGATCGGGCTTTGGACAGATCAAGGATGTTATCTGGTGAATCAAATTTTGACAGGTCGGGTCTTCTCTTAAATGATCAGGCTTTGGACAGATCAAGGATGTTATCCGGAGTATCAAATTTTGATAGGTCGGGTCTTCCTTCGAATGATCGGGTTTTGGACAGATCAAGGATGTTATCTGGTGAATCAAATTTTGACAGGCCGGGTCTCTTTTCGAATGATCGGGCTTTGGACGGATCAAGGATGTTATCTGGTTCAATAAATTTTGATAGGTCGGGTCGCCTTTCGAATGATCGGGCTTTTGACAGATCAACGATGTTACCTGGTGAATCAAATTTTGATGACATTACATTCAACAATATTCAGGATTCACGCTCAACTCCTCTAACAGGTTCTGCCGTTGGTCGACGTAACGATGAATCACTGGCCTCCTCACGAGATGATTCCACAAATAATAACCTTGTTTACAACGACGGCACGATTTCAATAGAAAGCGTTCGACCAGCTGGAACGTATGATGAAGGGGACCTTGCAACTCCACTAGAAAACGGACCAGTCTCTGAATTCCCAGTCAGTGGATTTTCCAGCAGAGCGTCTGGTTTGCTGACACCAAGTCTAGATTCCCTCTCGTTGAGGAACAGAATGGACCCACGGTTGGGAAGAAATAGCGTGTCTTCTTTTAGGAGGAGGTCATTATATCCATTTGTTGGGAACCGTATGCTGCAACAGGGTCGCCTAAGAAGGGCTAGACAGACTCTGTTTTGA
- the LOC128163771 gene encoding uncharacterized protein LOC128163771, translating into MTRLLLVSAFFLGYAAIFRVAADVAAEPPTTDKPQLQIIYNDKLREAMKRFQITEADMNEMLTNYIESGKAPTITKSILNPETNLQETITLDFQGFTKEWDAAKQSSANKLTSSVASDNAPKLDSRDVDSLEEQKRHLMRGMLILDAESTDLTADFESRRLTEYVYRQRMLENRQLYRTLMTQLIKVQGILEDYRSAKGTARGAARRDSSRVITSNQTTASETSGDESTAAAAQSQQTLEQNSLSSQADVDNGEQRLKQLEELRNRNALLKLRLREEQEKVSSSTSDIKPSDINSLNGVNEQLQFSDSILGSFQNGGPSIPQSNNQIAQGQDPDILILPMVPAQLEEEEAVVEEPVGGILRSQPVQSFTARNRLLRDSSMLTPSQTQQRLLLEYRQLQERKRRIYQIFRQYGLAV; encoded by the exons ATGACTCGCTTGTTGCTTGTCTCTGCATTTTTCCTGGGATATGCGGCCATTTTTCGTGTGGCGGCAGATGTCGCCGCCGAACCCCCCACCACAGATAAACCACAGCTTCAGATTATCTACAACGACAAGCTAAGAGAAGCCATGAAGCGGTTTCAGATAACGGAAGCAGACATGAACGAAATGTTGACAAACTATATAGAGAGCGGAAAGGCGCCCACCATTACCAAAAGCATTCTCAACCCTGAAACTAATCTACAGgag ACCATAACACTCGACTTCCAAGGCTTCACAAAGGAATGGGATGCAGCCAAACAGTCATCTGCTAACAAACTGACGTCATCGGTTGCTAGTGACAACGCTCCTAAACTCGATTCCAGAGACGTTGACAGTCTCGAGGAACAGAAGCGCCATCTGATGAGAGGGATGCTGATTCTGGACGCCGAGAGTACCGACCTTACGGCGGACTTTGAATCCCGACGACTGACAGAATATGTGTATCGTCAGCGCATGCTCGAGAACAGACAGCTATACCGCACGCTGATGACACAACTAATAAAG GTTCAAGGCATTCTGGAGGATTACAGGTCAGCAAAGGGAACTGCCCGGGGAGCAGCCAGAAGAGATTCGTCTCGAGTTATAACCTCAAACCAAACAACAGCATCAGAAACGTCAGGGGACGAATCCACTGCGGCAGCGGCTCAGTCACAGCAAACACTCGAACAGAACTCGTTATCATCACAAGCTGATGTTGATAATGGAGAGCAGAGGCTAAAACAATTGGAGGAGCTTCGCAATCGAAACGCGCTGCTAAAACTTAGACTTCGTGAAGAGCAAGAAAAAGTGTCCTCATCTACCTCTGACATAAAACCCAGTGATATTAACTCTTTGAATGGCGTAAACGAACAACTACAGTTCAGCGATTCCATTTTAGGGTCTTTCCAAAATGGAGGTCCTAGCATCCCGCAAAGTAACAATCAAATTGCGCAGGGTCAAGATCCAGATATTCTGATACTTCCGATGGTGCCAGCACAGTTGGAGGAAGAGGAAGCAGTCGTAGAGGAACCTGTAGGTGGTATCTTGCGATCACAGCCTGTTCAATCTTTCACTGCTCGAAATCGGCTTCTAAGGGATTCATCCATGCTAACACCGAGCCAGACACAGCAGCGATTATTGCTCGAATATCGGCAACTTCAGGAAAGAAAGCGTAGAATCTACCAGATTTTTAGACAATATGGATTGGCTGTGTAA
- the LOC128163695 gene encoding uncharacterized protein LOC128163695 — MAAILLPLLTTCLWGLAFSQDLDPVPTPTSPTSKQTSHGDVQILYTDEFMKVIEKYGITDDDIMFVTNKFKEGKPPTLTKTIKNVETGDEQTIEVNLENFIAGGHVTDLSPILDSPGESDDNNTETKIVKDPPSPTREEIVAALKVRESELLIKLEKNRQEYEQIAQALMEVRRDLALNTPDEYDIFSEEPAGTDTGDRGSTFIQSPREVILNEDQNPPEVPPPSPIEIQQAMRRALIRDAVRRYFLRRRSAALAREFIIQPPRVTRFIPVRRLTRPFRVRIYTRQIMPTTLPIVVDRRNPEIDTRPFEPIPRVTSVAVEDPEDDMNEPIEPTPIAIV; from the exons ATGGCTGCCATTTTGTTGCCTCTTCTAACCACATGCTTGTGGGGCCTTGCTTTCTCCCAGGATTTGGACCCAGTTCCAACCCCAACCAGCCCGACGTCAAAACAGACCAGCCACGGGGATGTCCAGATCCTTTATACGGACGAGTTCATGAAGGTCATCGAGAAATATGGCATCACTGATGACGACATCATGTTCGTCACCAATAAGTTCAAAGAGGGCAAACCTCCAACTCTGACCAAAACTATCAAAAATGTGGAAACGGGGGATGAACAG ACTATTGAAGTCAATCTCGAAAATTTTATCGCCGGTGGCCACGTTACAGACTTGTCGCCAATCTTAGACTCGCCGGGAGAATCCGATGACAACAACACCGAAACTAAAATCGTCAAAGACCCGCCCTCTCCGACAAGAGAAGAAATTGTAGCGGCCCTCAAGGTCCGTGAAAGTGAACTTTTGATTAAACTAGAAAAAAATCGTCAGGAGTACGAACAGATAGCGCAAGCTTTAATGGAGGTCCGAAGGGACCTCGCACTTAATACTCCGGATGAGTACGATATTTTTTCAGAAGAACCAGCCGGCACTGATACAGGTGACAGAGGTAGTACATTTATACAATCTCCAAGAGAAGTGATCTTGAATGAAGACCAAAACCCGCCTGAGGTACCCCCACCCAGTCCAATAGAGATCCAACAAGCAATGAGGCGGGCTCTGATTCGTGACGCCGTCAGAAGATATTTCTTACGACGTCGTTCAGCAGCATTGGCCAGGGAGTTCATTATCCAGCCCCCAAGGGTGACTCGATTCATACCCGTTCGCCGACTAACGCGGCCGTTCCGGGTTCGAATCTACACGCGTCAAATTATGCCGACCACGCTACCTATTGTTGTCGATCGGCGTAACCCTGAAATCGACACCAGACCTTTTGAGCCCATCCCAAGAGTCACCAGCGTTGCAGTGGAAGATCCAGAAGATGACATGAATGAACCTATTGAACCAACTCCAATAGCGATCGTATGA